From Demequina capsici:
CGGGTCGTGTGCGCTCCAGGGTCGCGATTCGGAACGGGGTTGACGCGACGTGTATCGCGATATATCGTGCACACGTCGCGATATGAAAGGAGTCCATGATGAGAGATCACGACCACGTGCATGACGAACTGTTCGACGGCCCGGACCGCGGCCCCGGTGGCAAGGGCGGCCACGGCGGCCGCAGGCGCCGCCACGGTGGTTTCGGTGGCAAGGGCGACGGCGTGGGGCCCATGGGCCCCGGGTCGATGCACGGCCACGGTCGAGGCGGACGACGAGGCCCGGGAGGAGGCCGCCCCCGCGGCGACGTCCGAGCGGCGATCCTCGTGCTGCTCGCCGAGCAGCCGCGCCACGGCTACGACCTGATCCGTGAGATCCAGGAGCGCAGCGGAGGAGCCTGGACCCCCAGCCCGGGGTCCATCTACCCGACGCTCCAGTCGCTCGAGGACGAGGGTCTCGTGTCGATCGACACCGTCGACGGTCGCAGGTCCGCGTCGCTCACCGACGGCGGCCGCGACTGGGTTGCGGGGCATGCCGCCGAGCACGAGGGGATCTTCGAGGCGTCGGCTGCCGCCGAGTCGCTCGGCGCACTCCGCGCCGAGCTCGGCGCGCTCAAGGAGGCGGCGGTGCACGTGGCGCGGGTCCCCGGCGGGGACCTGGCGCCTCAGGCGATCGAGATCCTGGCCGAGGCGCGCAAGCGTCTCTACAGGCTGCTCGCCGAGCAGGACTGACGGCGCCGAGCCCCGAGGGCACGCCGAGAGGCGCCCCGCAGGCACGCCGAGAGGCGCCCCGCAGGAATGACGAGGGCCGCCGTCCTGGAGGTGATCTCCGGGACGGCGGCCCTCGTCGTGCGCCTGGAAGCGGTGGGGCGCGATGCTCGTGGGGACGACGCGGCTGCGGCAATCGAGGATCTTGCGGACACGAGGGGCCGGCTCCGAAGCGCCCGAGCGTCAGCGCATCTCGCCGTAGATGCTCGCGATAACGTCGGCGAAGTGCTCCTCGACCTGCTGGCGACGCACCTTCATCGAGGCGGACAGCTCCTCACGCTTCTCCGACAGCTCGCGCGGCAGGAACCGCCACTCACGGATCGCCTCCGCGCGGGACACCAGCGCGTTCGCCTGGTCGATGATGCCCTGGACGTGATCCTTCACGAAGGGGTGCGAGGCCGCCTCGGTCACCGACATCGTCGGCAGCCCCTTCGTCTTGAGCCAGGACGGGAGCATCGTCTCGTCGATCGACAGTAGCGCGCCGATGAACGGCCTGCCGTCACCTACGACGACCACCTCCTGCACCAGCGGGTACGGGCGGATCGCGTCCTCCAGGCAGGCCGGCTGGACGTTCTTCCCGCTCGCCGTCACCAAGATCTCCTTCTTCCGACCCGTGATGGTGAGGTAGCCGTCCTCGTCGAGCGACCCGAGATCGCCGGTGTGGAACCACCCGTCCCTGATCGCCTCGGCCGTCGCGTCGGGGTTGCGGTAGTAGCCCACGAACATGTTGGATCCCTGGGCGAGCACCTCTCCGTCGTCTGCGATCCTGATGGCTCCGCCCGGATACGGGCGGCCCACCGAACCCACCTTCACGTGCGACGGCGGATTGCAGGTCATCGGCCCGGCCAGCTCGGTCGAGCCGTACCCCTCCATCACGTGGATCGCAAGGCCGCCGTAGAAGTGCGAGATCCTCTCCGACAGCTTGGCGCCGCCGCAGACGATGTACCTGAGGTTGCCGCCGAGCGCGTGCTGGACCTTGTTCAGCACCAGGCGCTTCGCGAGCCACGCGCGTGCGTGCAGGCCCAACGTTCGACGGCCGGTCTGGCGTGTCCGGTCGATGTCGCGTGACACCTCTGCCGCCCACCGGAACAGGCGCTGCCTGAGCGGCCCGCCCGCGCGTGCGTCGACCACGTTGTAGAAGGTCTCGAGCACCCGAGGGACGGCCATGATCCATGTGGGCCTGAACGTGCCGAGATCCTCCGCAAGCGTCTTCGGGTTCGGGGAGAGGCCCAGCACTGCGCCGCAGGCCAGCGCCAGGAACTCCACGTGCCGTGCGAGCACGTGAGCGAGCGGCAGGAACAGCAGAAGTCGAGCGTCACCGTCGGCCAACGTGCCGAAGTCCTTGTCCGCGGCGCCGTTGATGGGCCACTGGACGAACGCACGGTGGGGGAGCGCGACGCCCTTGGGTCTGCCCGTGGTGCCCGAGGTGTAGACGATCGTCGCGATGTCCTCGGCCGTGATCCCCTCCGCGCGGGCGGCGAGTTCGTCGTCCGAGATGTGAGCCCCGGCAGCCTTGAGCGTCGCGAGAGCGGGCGCCGTCGCATCGTCGATCACCAGCACGCGAGGCGCGTCGTCGATGGCTCGCGCGACCGTCGCATGCGTGTCGTTCTCGACGACGATCAGCGACAGCTCTGCATCGTTCGCGATGCCCTCGACCTGGTACTGCGAGGAGGTGGGGTAGATCGGCACCGTGATGGCGCCCGCGGCCTGGATCGCGAAGTCCATCACCACCCACTCGTAGCGGGTGTTGCATTGCAGACCCACGGTGTCGCCCTTGCCGACTCCCATCACCATCAGGCCCTTGGCAGTCTGCTCCGCCTCCGCGAGGAAGGCGGCGAGCGTGGTCGGCACCCAGGTCCCCGACCGGTCCTTGTGCTCGCAGTAGACGTGCTGCGGAGACTCCGCCGCACGCTGCCGCAGGAGCGCGATGAATGTGAGGTCGGGGGGTGTCTGCACGGCCAGGGGGATGGTCGTCATGCGCGAGGACTCGGTCATGCCCACGAGTCTAGGTCGATACCTACGCATGCGTAGGTTACGGAGGCGTAGCGGCCGCGACTCTGCGGGAACCTTGCGCTCCCACGTCGGGATTCAGGGCCCTTCGTCCCAGGAACGAGGCCGGTCCCACGCGGTCTCGAGGTCCGCTCAGCGGGCGCCGGAGGCCTTCTCCGCGCGCTTCGCGGACTTCTTCGCCTCCTTGTCGGCGCGCTTCGCGTGCTCCTTCGCGCGAGCCTTCTCCTTGGAGTCCTCGGCGCATGCCGCAGCGGCCGCGCCCACGATGCCGGCACCGTTCAGCAGCTCGGCCGGCACGATCGGCGCACGCAGCGTGAGACGGGGGAGGAACATGTGGCTCGACTTCGACACGCCGCCGCCGACGATGATCAGATCCGGCCAGAACAGCCGTTCGATCTCGGAGAAGTAGCGCTGCAGGTGTGGGATCCACGTGTCCCAGTCCAGGTCGTGGCGCGCACGGGCGGACTCGGCCGCATAGTCCTCCGCGTCGTGACCGTCGATGGTGAGGTGGCCCAGCTCGAGATTCGGCACCAGCGTGCCGTCGACGATCATCGCTGTGCCCACACCGGTCCCCAGCGTCGCGAGGAAGACGCTCCCGTCCTGCCCGTGCGCGGCGCCGAAGCGGTACTCGCCGTAGCCTGCGGCGTCGGCGTCGTTGAGCACGTGCACGTCATGGCCCGCGTAGTCGCGGATCAGCTCGCGAAGGTTCGTGCCCACCCAGGCGTCGTCCACGTTCGCCGCAGTCTTCACCACGCCGTGCTGGATCACGCCGGGGAACGCCACCCCGATCGGCGTCTTCCGTGACGGCTCGAAGCGCTGGATGCACTTGGCAACCGTCTTGCCGATCGCCTCGGGCGTCGCGGGCTGCGGTGTCGGGATGCGGTAGCGGTCCTCGGTGAACTGCCCGGTCCTCATGTCGACGGGCGCGGCTTTGATCCCCGACCCGCCGATGTCCACTCCGATGGCGATGTGCTTGCTCATGGCTTGGTCAACACCTCCGGGCCGTCCTCGGTGACGAGGATGGTGTTCTCGAACTGGGCCACCCAGCTCCCGTCGTCGGTGACCACGGTCCAGCCGTCGTCCCACTCGTGATTCGCCTCGGAGCCGTCCACCAGCATCGGCTCCACGGTGAAGACCATGCCGGGCACGATCACGTCGTCATGATGCGGCGCCGCGTCGTAGTGGGGGATCACCAGTCCCGTATGGAACGACGGACCCACGCCGTGACCGGTGTAGCTGCGCACCGACTCGTAGCCGAACCGCGCCGCGTACTTCTCGATCACCCGGCCGATCACGTTGACCTCGCGGCCCGGCATCGCGGCCTTGATGCCACGCATCATCGCCTCATGCGCCACCTCGACGAGCTGCTTGGCGCGGTCCGAGCCCTCGCCCGCGATGAAGGAGCCGCAGTTGTCGCCGTGCACGCCGTTCTTGAAGGCGGTGATGTCCACCTTCACGATGTCGCCCTCGCGCACCACCGTCGAGTCCGGGATGCCGTGGCAGATCACCTCGTTCACCGACGTGCACAGCGCCTTGGGGAAAGGCGGCCGGCCCGCGGAACCCGGATACCCGAGCGTCGACGGATACGCGCCGTGATCGAGCACGAACTCATGCCCGATCCGGTCGAGCTCGTCCGTCGTCACGCCAGGGCGGACCGCCTTGCCCACCTCCGCCAGCGCCTGCGCAGCGATGCGACCGCTGATGCGGATCCTTTCGACCGTCTCGGCGTCGTAGACGTCTCCACCCGTCCAACGAGGAGCGCGCCTCTGCCCCACGTACGGCGGGCGTCCGATGCTGCGGGGCACGTCGCGCATGGGCGACACGACCCCCTTGACGATGCTCTCGCGGACCGGGTCCATACCTGGCAGTCTATTCACGGAGGCGAGAGACATGTCCACTGATGGCCGCGACAAGGTCGAGTACTTCTACAACGTGCGGACCCGGATGGTGGAGAAGGGCCGGCTGAGCAACTGGGACGACCTGATGGGCCCGTACGCGACGCGTGAGGAGGCGGAGCGGGCGTTCGAGATCGCCAAGGAGCGGAGCTCGTCGTGGGACGACGACGACGCTCGGTGGAGCGGCGACAAGGGCTGACCCGGGCCGCCTACCGAACGTAGCGGCGCCACGAGTGCTGCGGCTCGTAGCCCAGCACGGCGCGCGCCTTGTCGATCGACAGCAGCGTCTCATGCTCGCCCAGCTCCTTCGTCACGGTGACGTGCGGGAACTGGTCCGCCACCAGGTCGGCGCTCGAGCGCGACATCACGGTGTCCGCATTGGCGATCACGAACCGCTCGAAGCCTTGCCGCTCGTGCGCGAGCGCACGCGACACCGCCTGCGCTCCGTCGCGAGCGTCGATATAGCCCCACAGGTTCCAGCGTCGGAGCGTGACATCGTCGTCGAAGGCGGGAAATCCCTGGTACTCGTCCTCGTACATCACGTTCGAGAAGCGCAGCGCCGTGATCGCCAGATCCGGGTGCCAGCGGCACAGCTGGATCGCCATCTGCTCCTCGAGGTGCTTGACCAGCGAGTAGTTCGACTCGGGGCGCGCGTCGTAGTCCTCATCGACCGGGATGTACGGGGGATCCTGCGTGAACGGGAGACCGAGGACCGTCTCGGACGAGGCGTAGACGATCCTCCTCACGCCGGCGCGCAACGCGCCCTGGAACACGTGCGAGGTCGCCAGGATGTTGTTGTCGAACGTCGCCACATCGGACGCCTGGCCCGGCGCGGGGATCGCTGCCAGATGGACCACGGCGTCGACCCCGTCGTACCTGTCCTGGACACCGAACATCGCGTCGATCGTCTGGCCGTAGTCACGCAGGTCGACTCGCGTGTAGTCGAGTGCGGGGGGTGCCGGCACGGCGTCGAGCCCGTGCACCGTATGCCCTTCCGACGCGAGCACGTCGGCGACGACCCGCCCCAGCTTGCCCTTGCTGCCTGTCACGATGATGCTCGCCATCGAGCGCTCCTTTCGGCCCACGCCCGTGCGGACGCGGAGTGGATCAGCTGTCGAACGTGTGCGCTGCGGCGGGGAACTCCACGTCCTTGACCGCCTGCACGTAGCCCGCTGCCGCGCCCGTCATCTCCGCGCCGACCGCGCCGAACTGGCGCGAGAACCGGGGGTGCCACTCGCCCACTCCCGCCATGTCGAGCCACACGAGCACCTGGCCGTCCGTGGCCGGCCCGGCGCCGATGCCGATCGTCGGGATGTCCAGCGCCTTCGTGACGGCCGCAGCGGCGGGCGCGACCACCATCTCCAGCACGACCGCGAACGCGCCGGCCTCCTGAAGCGCGAGCGCATCGGCCACGAGGTCCTGCAGACCCTGTTCGCCGCGGCCCTGGATTCGGCGTCCGCCCAGGGCGTTCTCGCTCTGCGGCGTGAAGCCCAGATGGCCGCAGAACGGGATGCCGGCGTCGGTCACCGCCTTCACCTGGCGCGCGATCCTGCGACCGCCCTCGAACTTGATCGCCTGCGCGCCGGACAGCTTCATCATCCTGATCGACGACTCGACCGCCTGCTCGGGAGAGATCTCGTACGTTCCGAACGGGAGGTCCGCCACGACAAACGCGCGCTCCGCCGCGCGGGACACCGCGCGGGCGAACGGGATCATCTCGTCGAGCGTCAAGGGCACCGTCGAGTCGTAGCCCAGCATGTTGTCGCCGAGGCTGTCACCCACGAGCAGCATGTCGACCCCGGCAGCGTCGAACGCCTTCGCGGTGGGGTAGTCGTAGGCCGTCAGCATGGTGATCTTCTCGCCGCGCTGCTTCATCTCCTTGAAGTGGTGGATCCGCACCTTCTTGCTCATGCATTTACCTTCTCACGGGGCGGCGGGCGCCGCCGACGCGCGCGCGTGGTCGATGGTCCGTCCGCCCTGGCGGCTCGTGCTCTGGATCGACATGCGTGACGTCTCACCGGCAGTCTGTGGCGACACATAGACATCTGTGACGTTTGCGCTCGGTGCGCGCGGCCGCTCGGGCGTGGCCGATGCGCGGTGCTCGGTGCGCGCGGCCGTGTGGGTGTGCGCGCGGGTGCGCACGGCCGCGTGGGTGTCGGCGCGCACGGTCTGCGCCGCGACCGCCGTGCGTGACGCGGTCGTGGGTCCCGTCATGATCGTCGATCTCGGGGTTCACGACGTCGCTGGGGGCGTCACGATCGTCGATCTGTGGAGCGAGGGGGCAGGCGCGGGCAGGATGTGCCTGGCTGCCTGGCTGCCTGGCTGCCTGGTCGCTTGGTCGCTTGGCCGCCTGGCTGCCTCGGTGTCACGGTGTCTCGGTACGCACTGTCGCAACCGGCTGGGCTGCGATGGTCCAGACGCCAGCGGGGCTACTCGGCGCGCTCACGCCAGCGCGACGTGACCGGCAGACGTCGGTCGCGTCCGAATGCCAGCGCGGTGACCTTCGGCCCGAGCGGGTACTGACGGCGCTTCCACTCCGCGCGGTCCACAAGAGAGAGCACCTTCTCCACGACCGCCTCGTCGAAGCCGCGTGCGAGCAGCTCCTCGCGGCCCTCCCTATGCTCCACGTATGCGTCCAGCACCTCGTCGAGGAGCGCGTAGTCGGGGAGCGAGTCCTGGTCCGTCTGCCCCGGGCGGAGCTCGGCGCTCGGAGGCTTCTCGATGGAGCTGACGGGGATCGGCTCGACCTCCCCGTGCAGCCGCGCCTGCGCGTTGCGCCAGCGCGCCAGGTCCCAGACGCGGGTCTTGTCCAGGTCCTTCAGCGGAGCGAAGCCGCCGATGCTGCCGGCGTCGTAGATCGTGGCGTAGCCGGTGGCGAGCTCGGACTTGTTGCCTGGCGCGATCACGAGGTGGCCCTCGCGGTTGGAGACGGCCATCAGCACCACGCCGCGCACTCGCGCCTGCAGGTTCTCCTCGGCCACGCCGGTGAGCGCCAGCTGCGCCTGGAATGCGTCCACGAGCGGGGCGATCGGCTGCACCCTGTAATCGGCGCCTAGCCGCCTGCAGAGGTCTGCGGCGTCGTCCCTCGAGTGGTCGGAGGAGAACTCGGAGGGCATCGACACCCCGACGACGTTCTCCCCGCCGATCGCGTCGGCTGCGATCGCGGCGGTGAGGGCAGAGTCGATCCCGCCCGACACCCCCAGCACGACCGATCGGAACCCGTTCTTCACGACGTAGTCGCGCAGACCCGTGACGACGGCGCGGTACACCTGCTCGTCGTCCGAGGCGAAGTCGACGACCTGTCCCTGCACGGGGGGAGCGCCGGCCGTCGGCACCTCCCATTCGAGGAGCGCGTCCTCGAACCCCGGGGCGTTCGCCATCCAGGCACCGTCGGCGGCGACTATGAAGGAGTGACCGTCGAAGACCAGGTCGTCCTGCCCGCCCCACAGGTTGACGTAGGCGACGGGAGCACCCACCTCGGCGGCGCGCTTGCGGGCGAGCTCGGTCCGGATGATGCCCTTGCCCTCCTCGAAGGGTGACCCGTTGAGGACGAGGAGCAGGTCGATCGCCTCGTCGGCGAGCGCGGCGACCGGTCCGCCGTCCTGCCAGATGTCCTCGCACACCACCAGGCCGACGCGGGCGTCGCCGAGCGTGAGGACGCAGGGGGAGTCGCCGGGGGCGAAGATGCGCCTCTCGTCGAACACCCCGTAGTTGGGCAGGTGGTGCTTCGCGTAGCGGGCGGTGACCCTGCCGCCCTGGAGGGCGACGGCCTCGTTCGTGGGCCGACCGTGGTCGTTCGTGCCGAGCGTGCCGAGCACGACGGTAAGGTCGCCCAGGCCTGTCGCCTCGAGCTCGGTGGCGATCGTGTGGACGGCGCGCTCTGCGGCGCGCTGGAAGCTGGCGCGCAGGGCGAGGTCCTCGATCGGATAGCCGGTGGTCGTCATCTCAGGGAAGGCGACGAGCTGAGCGCCGCGCGCGGCGGCGGCCCGGCAGCTGCTCATGATCAGCGACGTATTACCAGGGATGTCGCCCACGCAGGTGTTGATCTGTGCCATCGCGATGCGCAGGTCCGTCATGGCGGAAGCCTACGCCGGAACGCTTGGCGTCCGATGCGCGTTCGGCCAGGTACGGCGCGCCCTCAGCAAGGAAACACGTTCGTCACAGGGATACGGCAGGATGAGGTCTATGGATAAGCAGCAGGAATTCGTGCTCCGCACTGTCGAGGAGCGTGACATCCGGTTCGTCCGACTCTGGTTCACCGACGTTCTCGGAGTCCTGAAGTCGGTCGCGATCGCGCCGGCCGAGCTTGAGAACGCCTTCAGCGAGGGGATCGGCTTCGACGGCTCGGCTGTCGAGGGCCTCACGCGCGTGTACGAGGCTGACATGATCGCCCGGCCCGACCCCACGACGTTCCAGGTGCTGCCGTGGCGGGGCGAGCGTCAGGGTGCGGCGCGCATGTTCTGCGACATCGAGACGCCCGACGGCGCGTCGGCGCTCTCGGACCCGCGCAACGTCCTCAAGCGCACGCTCGACAAGGCCAGCGAGAAGGGCTTCACGTTCTACACGCATCCCGAGATCGAGTTCTACCTCTTCGAGTCGCTCGAGCACGGCAAGCTGCCGGTGCCGGTGGACCAGGCGGGCTACTTCGACAATGTGCCGCGCGGTGCGGCTCACAGCTTCCGCCGCGACGCGATCACGATGCTCGAGGCGATGGGCATCTCCGTCGAGTTCTCGCATCACGAGATCGGTCCGGGCCAGAACGAGATCGACCTGCGCTATGCGGACGCGCTGACCATGGCGGACAACATCATGACGTTCCGCTCGGTCATCAAGGAGGTGGCGCTGCAGCAGGGCGTCTTCGCGTCGTTCATGCCCAAGCCGCTCGCCGGATCGCCTGGCTCCGGGATGCACACGCACCTGAGCCTGTTCGAGGGCGACCGCAACGCCTTCTACGAGCCGGGGAGCGAGTACGACCTCTCGGTGACTGCGCGTCAGTTCGCGGCCGGTCTGCTCAAGCACGCGCCCGAGATCACGCTGATCACCAACCAGTACGTGAACTCGTACAAGCGCCTCTGGGGCGGATCCGAGGCGCCCAGCTACGTCTGCTGGGGCTCGAACAACCGTTCCGCGCTCGTGCGCATCCCGGTGCACAAGCCTGGCAAGAGCCAGTCGACGCGCATCGAGTACCGCGGTCTCGACTCGGCGGCGAACCCGTACCTGGCGTTCTCTGTGATGCTCGCGGCCGGTCTCAAGGGCATCGAGGAGGGCTACGAGCTTCCCCCTGGCGCCGAGGATGATGTCTGGGAGCTGTCGGAGTCGGAGCGCAAGGCCATGGGCTACGAGCCGTTGCCCCAGTCGCTGAGCGCGGCGATCGCCGCCATGGAGCGCTCGGAGCTCGTGGCGGAGACGCTCGGCGAGCGGGTGTTCGACTTCGTGCTGCGCAACAAGCGCGCCGAGTGGCAGGCGTACCGCGAGCAGGTCACGCCCTACGAGCTCGAGACCAACCTGCCGGTCCTGTGACAGCAGCGGCGGAAGCCGACGCATGAGCTCACGCGAGGTCTCGTTCTCCACGCAGCTGCGGCGCGCGGGAGTCGTCGACTCCACGCGCGCCGAGCAGCTGATCGAGCAGATCGCGGACGTCGCCGGGATCCGGTTCATCGACCCGGCGGTGTCCCTGTCGTTCTACGCTGACCCGGACGTCGGGCTCCTGCAGCTGCTCCGGCTGTGCGAGTCCGCCCGCGACGCGGGCGTGCTGGAGCCGCTGCGGGCCATCATCGACACCCCCGCGGGTCGTCGGCTGGGCGTGGTGCTCGGCGGCTCGGTGGCGCTGGGGGACTTCCTGGTCCGTCACCCCGAGCTGGTGCGCGACTTCAGCAGCTGGCCTGAGGACGAGCCGCTCGACGAGGTCGACGTGCGTGCCCGCCTGCTCGAGGCCGTCGGCGCCGACCCCGCTGCCATGGCGCCGGTGGCCACCCTTGCCGGCGACGAGGGGATCACGGCCATGCGCGTCGCGTACCGCCGGCAGCTGCTGCGGGTCGCGGCGACCGACCTGGTGCAGTCGGATCCGATCGGCCTCATGCCCACCGTCGGCACCGCTCTCGCGGACCTGGCCGGCGCGGCGCTCGAGGCGGGGCTGGCGCTCGCACGTGCCGCCGAGCCTGACCACGCGCTCACGAGGCTCGCCATCATCGGCATGGGCAAGTGCGGGGCGCGCGAGCTCAACTACGTGTCCGACGTCGATGTCATCTATGTCGCGGAGCCGGCGGAGGGCGCGGACGACCAGGCGGCTCTGCGTGTCGCGACGCGCATGGCGGCGGCGGCCGCGCGCGCGTGCGACCGCTTCGCTGCGGAGCCCCCGCTGTGGCAGGTGGACGCGAACCTGCGGCCCGAGGGCAAGGACGGTGCCCTGGTGCGTCCGCTCGCGTCGCACCTGGCCTACTACGAGCGGTGGGCACAGAGCTGGGAGTTCCAGGCGCTCCTCAAGGCCCGGCCGATCGCTGGCGACCCTGAGATCGGTGACCGATACGTCGAGATGCTTCAGCCGCTCGTCTGGTCCGCGAGCGCTCGCGAGGGCTTCGTCGAGGCCGCGCAGGCGATGCGGCGCAGGGTCGAGCAGCATGTCCCTGCGCATGAGGCGGATCGCCAGATCAAGCTGGGGCCTGGCGGTCTGCGAGATGTCGAGTTCACCATCCAGCTGCTCCAGCTGGTCCACGGCCGTGCGGACGAGACCCTCCGTTCGCGGTCCACCTTGACCGCGCTCGCTGCGCTGCGGGCTGGTGGATACGTCGGCCGTCCCGAGGCTGCGGCCATGGACCGTGCCTACCGTCAGCTCCGCGTGTGGGAGCACCGACTGCAGCTGCGGAAGCTCTCCCGGACCCACCTCATGCCGGCCGAGGAGGAGGACCGGCGCATCCTCGCGCGAGCGTCGGGGTTCGCCACGGTCGAGTACATGGAGGAGGTGTGGCACGACATCCGCCGGCGGGTGCGTGCGATGCACCTGGAGATGTTCTACCGGCCGATCCTTCCCGTCGTGGCGAGGCTCAGCACCGGCGAGGCGCGGTTGGACAGCACCGCCGCGCGGGACCGTCTTGCGGCGGTCGGGTTCAAGGATGCCGACGCCGCCCTGCGCCACATCGTCGCGCTCACCCGAGGCGTGTCGCGATCCGCGGCGATCCGCCAGCAGCTGCTTCCCGCGATGATCGGCTGGTTCGCCGAAGGGCCTGAGCCTGACGCGGGCCTGCTCGCCTTCCGTCAGCTCTCCGAGCAGCTCAGCGACCAGCAGTGGTTCCTCAAGCTGCTGCGCGACTCGGGTGCCGCAGCGGAGCGGCTCGCGAGGCTGCTGTCCACCTCGGGGTACGTGACGCGCGCGCTGCTGTCGAGCGGTGAGCAGGTGCGGTGGCTCGGCACGAACGAGGATCTGAAGCCGCGCACGTACGAGCGGCTGTGGACAGAGGCGGACGCCATCCTGCGCCGGAGCGACGACGCGGAGCAGGCCATCACCGCCATGCGAGGCCTGCGCCGTCGAGAGAACGCGCGGGTGGCCGCGGCGGACACGCTGGGGATGATCAATGCGTCGGCGGCGGCGGGAGCCGTCACCGACACGGCGGACATGCTGATCGAGGGCGCGCTGCGCATTGCGACGAGCCTGGTGCGCGACGAGATCGGTGAGGAGCCACCGGAGCTGCTCGTGGTCGCGATGGGGCGTTACGGCGGGCGTGAGATGGGTTACCTCTCGGACGCCGACGTGCAGTTCGTGTTCGAGGGCGGTGGTGACAAGGCGACGGCCCACGCGCAGCGTCTCGCGACAGTGCTGCGTGGCCTGCTCCAGAAGGTCGGCGCTCAGCCGCCGCTTGAGATCGACGCCGATCTGCGTCCCGAGGGCCGCAACGGTCCGCTCGCAC
This genomic window contains:
- a CDS encoding PadR family transcriptional regulator produces the protein MRDHDHVHDELFDGPDRGPGGKGGHGGRRRRHGGFGGKGDGVGPMGPGSMHGHGRGGRRGPGGGRPRGDVRAAILVLLAEQPRHGYDLIREIQERSGGAWTPSPGSIYPTLQSLEDEGLVSIDTVDGRRSASLTDGGRDWVAGHAAEHEGIFEASAAAESLGALRAELGALKEAAVHVARVPGGDLAPQAIEILAEARKRLYRLLAEQD
- a CDS encoding AMP-dependent synthetase/ligase; the protein is MTESSRMTTIPLAVQTPPDLTFIALLRQRAAESPQHVYCEHKDRSGTWVPTTLAAFLAEAEQTAKGLMVMGVGKGDTVGLQCNTRYEWVVMDFAIQAAGAITVPIYPTSSQYQVEGIANDAELSLIVVENDTHATVARAIDDAPRVLVIDDATAPALATLKAAGAHISDDELAARAEGITAEDIATIVYTSGTTGRPKGVALPHRAFVQWPINGAADKDFGTLADGDARLLLFLPLAHVLARHVEFLALACGAVLGLSPNPKTLAEDLGTFRPTWIMAVPRVLETFYNVVDARAGGPLRQRLFRWAAEVSRDIDRTRQTGRRTLGLHARAWLAKRLVLNKVQHALGGNLRYIVCGGAKLSERISHFYGGLAIHVMEGYGSTELAGPMTCNPPSHVKVGSVGRPYPGGAIRIADDGEVLAQGSNMFVGYYRNPDATAEAIRDGWFHTGDLGSLDEDGYLTITGRKKEILVTASGKNVQPACLEDAIRPYPLVQEVVVVGDGRPFIGALLSIDETMLPSWLKTKGLPTMSVTEAASHPFVKDHVQGIIDQANALVSRAEAIREWRFLPRELSEKREELSASMKVRRQQVEEHFADVIASIYGEMR
- the ppgK gene encoding polyphosphate--glucose phosphotransferase, producing the protein MSKHIAIGVDIGGSGIKAAPVDMRTGQFTEDRYRIPTPQPATPEAIGKTVAKCIQRFEPSRKTPIGVAFPGVIQHGVVKTAANVDDAWVGTNLRELIRDYAGHDVHVLNDADAAGYGEYRFGAAHGQDGSVFLATLGTGVGTAMIVDGTLVPNLELGHLTIDGHDAEDYAAESARARHDLDWDTWIPHLQRYFSEIERLFWPDLIIVGGGVSKSSHMFLPRLTLRAPIVPAELLNGAGIVGAAAAACAEDSKEKARAKEHAKRADKEAKKSAKRAEKASGAR
- the map gene encoding type I methionyl aminopeptidase, whose amino-acid sequence is MDPVRESIVKGVVSPMRDVPRSIGRPPYVGQRRAPRWTGGDVYDAETVERIRISGRIAAQALAEVGKAVRPGVTTDELDRIGHEFVLDHGAYPSTLGYPGSAGRPPFPKALCTSVNEVICHGIPDSTVVREGDIVKVDITAFKNGVHGDNCGSFIAGEGSDRAKQLVEVAHEAMMRGIKAAMPGREVNVIGRVIEKYAARFGYESVRSYTGHGVGPSFHTGLVIPHYDAAPHHDDVIVPGMVFTVEPMLVDGSEANHEWDDGWTVVTDDGSWVAQFENTILVTEDGPEVLTKP
- a CDS encoding SPOR domain-containing protein, with product MSTDGRDKVEYFYNVRTRMVEKGRLSNWDDLMGPYATREEAERAFEIAKERSSSWDDDDARWSGDKG
- a CDS encoding NAD-dependent epimerase/dehydratase family protein is translated as MASIIVTGSKGKLGRVVADVLASEGHTVHGLDAVPAPPALDYTRVDLRDYGQTIDAMFGVQDRYDGVDAVVHLAAIPAPGQASDVATFDNNILATSHVFQGALRAGVRRIVYASSETVLGLPFTQDPPYIPVDEDYDARPESNYSLVKHLEEQMAIQLCRWHPDLAITALRFSNVMYEDEYQGFPAFDDDVTLRRWNLWGYIDARDGAQAVSRALAHERQGFERFVIANADTVMSRSSADLVADQFPHVTVTKELGEHETLLSIDKARAVLGYEPQHSWRRYVR
- the panB gene encoding 3-methyl-2-oxobutanoate hydroxymethyltransferase, translating into MSKKVRIHHFKEMKQRGEKITMLTAYDYPTAKAFDAAGVDMLLVGDSLGDNMLGYDSTVPLTLDEMIPFARAVSRAAERAFVVADLPFGTYEISPEQAVESSIRMMKLSGAQAIKFEGGRRIARQVKAVTDAGIPFCGHLGFTPQSENALGGRRIQGRGEQGLQDLVADALALQEAGAFAVVLEMVVAPAAAAVTKALDIPTIGIGAGPATDGQVLVWLDMAGVGEWHPRFSRQFGAVGAEMTGAAAGYVQAVKDVEFPAAAHTFDS
- a CDS encoding NAD+ synthase; this encodes MTDLRIAMAQINTCVGDIPGNTSLIMSSCRAAAARGAQLVAFPEMTTTGYPIEDLALRASFQRAAERAVHTIATELEATGLGDLTVVLGTLGTNDHGRPTNEAVALQGGRVTARYAKHHLPNYGVFDERRIFAPGDSPCVLTLGDARVGLVVCEDIWQDGGPVAALADEAIDLLLVLNGSPFEEGKGIIRTELARKRAAEVGAPVAYVNLWGGQDDLVFDGHSFIVAADGAWMANAPGFEDALLEWEVPTAGAPPVQGQVVDFASDDEQVYRAVVTGLRDYVVKNGFRSVVLGVSGGIDSALTAAIAADAIGGENVVGVSMPSEFSSDHSRDDAADLCRRLGADYRVQPIAPLVDAFQAQLALTGVAEENLQARVRGVVLMAVSNREGHLVIAPGNKSELATGYATIYDAGSIGGFAPLKDLDKTRVWDLARWRNAQARLHGEVEPIPVSSIEKPPSAELRPGQTDQDSLPDYALLDEVLDAYVEHREGREELLARGFDEAVVEKVLSLVDRAEWKRRQYPLGPKVTALAFGRDRRLPVTSRWRERAE